In a genomic window of Roseiflexus castenholzii DSM 13941:
- a CDS encoding amino acid ABC transporter permease produces the protein MADLFQNLLTTFNFIVQGLWVTISVTAVALTVGVVVGIVMAVARVYGHPALQIVVSAYSVAVRAVPVIVIIFLLFFVISRYVNLSPFWAGALALGFASGAYQTEIFRGALQAVQPGQMIAARAIGMSRLQAIQSVVLPQALRLALPAWGNEATLVLKDSTLVFAVGVPEILRRAQQVSARTFEPFLAFGVALLLYLALTLITTQALQWLERRYRLQV, from the coding sequence ATGGCGGACTTGTTTCAGAATCTGCTCACGACTTTCAATTTTATCGTGCAGGGACTGTGGGTGACCATCAGCGTTACAGCAGTTGCACTGACGGTTGGCGTGGTGGTTGGCATCGTCATGGCAGTTGCGCGCGTCTATGGTCACCCCGCCCTTCAGATAGTCGTTTCCGCCTATAGTGTCGCTGTGCGTGCTGTGCCGGTAATTGTTATCATTTTCCTTCTGTTCTTTGTTATTTCTCGTTATGTCAATTTATCACCCTTCTGGGCCGGGGCGCTGGCGTTGGGATTCGCATCGGGAGCGTATCAGACTGAAATCTTTCGCGGCGCCCTTCAAGCCGTGCAGCCGGGGCAGATGATTGCAGCGCGGGCGATCGGCATGAGCCGCTTGCAGGCAATCCAGAGCGTCGTTCTGCCGCAGGCGCTGCGCCTGGCGCTGCCCGCGTGGGGCAATGAGGCGACGCTGGTGCTGAAGGATTCAACGCTGGTGTTCGCTGTCGGCGTGCCGGAGATTCTGCGGCGCGCGCAACAGGTCAGTGCGCGCACCTTCGAGCCGTTCCTCGCCTTCGGCGTCGCCCTGCTGCTCTACCTGGCGCTCACGCTCATCACAACCCAGGCGCTCCAGTGGCTCGAACGCCGGTATCGATTGCAGGTGTAG